TACGTTGTTAGGTGTGTTATATACTTCTTGAGGAGAACCGATTTGTTGGATAATACCGTCTTTCATAATAACGATACGGCTTGCCATGGTCATCGCTTCTGTTTGGTCATGCGTTACGTAAATAGTTGTTGTATTTAAACGTTGGTGTAATTTTGCGATTTCAGCACGCATTTGTACACGTAATTTCGCATCTAAGTTTGATAATGGCTCGTCCATTAAGAATACTTTTGCATCACGAACGATAGCACGTCCTAAAGCAACACGTTGACGTTGACCACCAGATAAAGCGGCTGGTTTACGGTCTAAGTATTGTGTTAAACCTAAGATTTCAGCTGCGTTTTCAACACGAGATTTGATTTCATCTTTTGGATATTTACGTAATTTCAAACCGAATGCCATGTTATCAAACACAGTCATGTGAGGATATAACGCATAGTTTTGGAATACCATCGCGATATCGCGGTCTTTAGGAGCTACGTCATTCATTAACGTATCGCCAATCCATAATTCCCCTTCAGAAATATCTTCCAAACCAGCAATCATACGTAAAGTCGTTGATTTACCACATCCTGAAGGACCTACGAATACGATGAATTCACGGTCTTGAATATCTAAGTTAAAGTCTGTTACTGAATAAAAATCTGCGCCTTCATATTTTTTATGAATGCCTTTAAGTTTCATTTCTACCATAAAATAAAATCTCCTTTAATCAATAGTGTAATTAAAGTATAAAATGAAAACGTTTGAAAATCTATTGGCTGAGTGCACAAAAGATTCCGTCATATTGTAGAAAGGGTTTGCA
The genomic region above belongs to Aerococcaceae bacterium zg-1292 and contains:
- the ugpC gene encoding sn-glycerol-3-phosphate ABC transporter ATP-binding protein UgpC; the encoded protein is MVEMKLKGIHKKYEGADFYSVTDFNLDIQDREFIVFVGPSGCGKSTTLRMIAGLEDISEGELWIGDTLMNDVAPKDRDIAMVFQNYALYPHMTVFDNMAFGLKLRKYPKDEIKSRVENAAEILGLTQYLDRKPAALSGGQRQRVALGRAIVRDAKVFLMDEPLSNLDAKLRVQMRAEIAKLHQRLNTTTIYVTHDQTEAMTMASRIVIMKDGIIQQIGSPQEVYNTPNNVFVAGFIGSPAMNFFKVTLNDGVITNHQGLELKVTEPQRKLLEDRGYNGKQITFGIRPEDIQSEQVFLDANPGSIVRSEVVVSELLGAETMLYSKVGDTEFIARVDARDFHNPGEVIELGFNMNKAHFFDAETERVIRAEVM